The DNA sequence GGAGCGACCTGCGCAAATGACGCAGCAGGTGCGTCACAGCTCGAGCCGGTACCCCACGCCATAGATCGACCGGATCACATCCTGGTCCGGCCGCCATACTTCCAGTTTGCGCCGCAGGTTCTTGATGTGGCTGTCGACGGTTCGGTCGGTCACCACGCGGTGATCGTCATACAGCTGATCCAGCAGGCGATCGCGCGAAAAGATCTTGCCCGGGCTGGACGCCAGCGCGCGCAGCAGCCGGAATTCCACGGGTGTCACGTCAATGTCGTGGCCATCCAGGCTGACCGAATAGCCCGCCTCATCGATATGCAGACCGGTGGCTTCCTGCGCCGCGTGGGCCGCCGCGCCGCGCGTGCGGCGCAGGATGGCTTTGACCCGCGCCACCACTTCGCGCGGACTGAAGGGTTTGCAGATGTAGTCGTCGGCGCCCAGTTCCAGGCCCAGCAAGCGGTCGATCTCTTCGATCCGCGCGGTCAGCATGATCACCGGCACCTCTGAAAACACCCGCAATTCGCGGCAGATTTCCAGGCCGTCCTTGCCGGGCAGCATCAGGTCCAGCAACACCATGTCGGGCGCATGGCGCTTGATCGCGGGCAAGGCCTCCAGCCCGTCCGCCACCCAGTGCGTTTCGTAGCCGGCGGCCTTCAGGTAATCGCCCAGCAAGGCGCCGAGCTTGGGTTCATCTTCGACAATGACGATGGTAGCCATGGGTCAATCCAGGGAAAGGGATGCGGGAAACGTCAGGCGCAATTGCAGGCCGCCCAGCTCGGACGGCAAGGCCTCGATCCGGCCGTCATGCGCTTCGACAATGCGCTGGCAGATCGCCAGGCCCAGGCCCGATCCGCCATGTTGCCGGTTGCGCGACGATTCCACGCGAAAGAAACGTTCGAACAGGCGGGGCAGCATGTCAGCCGGAACACCCGGCGCAGTGTCCTGCAGAACAATGATCACCTCCGAACCCGCCGCATGCGCCGTGATCTGCAGCATGCCGTTCGGATCCGTGTACCGCACCGAATTTTCGATCAGGTTGGTGAACAGCTGCGTCAGCCGCTGCGCATCACCCTGGATGGGCGGCAGGCCGGCGGGCAATTCAATCTGCATGCCCAGGGACTTGCGCGCCATCCGGTCCTGGAACATGCCGGCGGTCTGCCGCAACAGCGCCCCCACATCCAGACGAGTCATGCGGTAGGTCAGCGCGCCCACGTCGGCCAGCGACAGCTCGTGCAGGTCATCAATGAGCTTGCTCAATAAGGTGACCTCGGCCTGCAAGGATGCGATGGTCTGCGGCGACATGGCGCGCACGCCATCTTCCACGGCTTCCAGCTCGCCCCGCAGCACGGCCAGCGGCGTGCGCAGTTCATGCGAGATGTCGGCCACCATGTTCCGCCGCAGTTCTTCGTTGCGCTCCAGCGCGCTCGCCAGGTGGTTGAAGTCCTGCGCGAGCTGGCCCAGTTCGTCCGACGACCGGGTATCGACCCGCGTGCCGTAATCGCCCGCGGCCAGCCGATGCGTTGCGCCTGCCATGCGGCGCACGGGCGCCAGAAAGCCGCGCGCCAGCAGGATGCTGACCAGCGCGGCCACCAGCAAGGAAATGCCGCCGATGATCCAGGTGGCCAGCAGTTGCTGCTCCTGGAAGCGGTCATCGGCATCGCTGTTGTTGCGCGCGCGGATCGGCGGCGCGGCCAGCCAGCCCACGGCCTGCCGGTCCACCACGATGGGAAATTGCGAGGCAATAGGCTGCCCGGGCTGCTGCCCCACGACCACCTTGTGATCGGCATCAAGCAGCGTGAAGCGCGGCGGCGGGGGCGGCGGGGGACCGTAATCGTCCTGCTGCGTTGACTCTGCGCGTTCGACATTGCGGCCGGGCGCGCTCAGCACGCGACGCCAGCGCGGCGGGTTGTTGCGCAGGAATTCCCAGTCGCCGTGCTCGCGGTAGGCATCGGCCAGGACCAGGCTCAGGCTGGTAGCCCGTTCGGCTTCCCGCTCGCGCAGGTAGTCGACAAAGCCGCGTTCGAAGCTCCAGCGCAAGGCGCCTGCCATCGCGAAGGCGATCAGGATGCAGGTCGCCAGGATGACGACGAACAACTTGGAGGTAATACCGAATTTCATGGAAGACATCGCTGGCGCCGGCAACGGGTTCAGGCCCGAGGCGACGAAGTGTCGCGTATCCATGACGTTATACAAGGCGCCGGGGGCGCCTTGTCGGGGACTTCACATAATTTTCACATTATTGATCACGGCACGACGCCCGGCGGCAGGGCCATGCAATGCGCCGCCACGTCACGCGGCCGGGTCCACCACACCGCATCGCGGCCCACGTGATCCACGCAATGCTTCAGCGCGCGTCGCAGCATGCGCAGGCGGAACGGCTGGCCGAACACATACGGATGCACCGACACGTTCATGACCAGCGGATGTTTGACCGACTGCTCCAGCATTTCATCGAACTGCTCGATGATCATCTGGCAGAAGTCGCCCGCATCCTGCTTGCGATGGATCACCACCTGCGAGTCGTTCAACTCGATCGGGTAGGGCACCGACAGCAGCGGGCCATGCTTGGTGCGCAGCCACACCGGCTGATCGTCCATCGGCCAGTCCATCACGTATTCGTAGCCGATCTCCTTCAGCAGATCCAGCGTGTTCGACGTCTCGTACGCGCCCGATCCCATCCAGCCCTTGGGCGCCGCGCCCTCACGCTGGGTGATGGTTTCGGTAATCTCGCGCAGGATCCGTTCTTCGTCCGGCTCCCACAGGCCGCGCAGGTTTTCGGCATTGCTGCGGCCATGGGCGACCACTTCATCGCCCCGCGCCCGCAGCGCATCCATGATCTGCGGCGCGTAGTCATAGACCAGGCTGTTGCAGTTGTGCGCGGCCGGCAGGCCCAGTTCATCCAGCAGGTCGAACAGGCGCCAGATGCCGATCCGGTTGCCGTAGTCGCGCCACGAATAATTGCGGTGCGTCTGCGGCTCGCCGGTCTTGGCCGGATCGTGGCCCATGCCTGCGCCGAACGCGAACCACTCGATGTTCGTGGTCAGGCAGAACGCCAGCCGCTTGCCTTCCGGCCATGCGTAGTCCTTGCGCTCGGGCAGGGGAACGTAGTCGTAACGAGAATGCTGCGGCAGCAGCGGCTTGCGTGTCATCCGTTTTCCTTTTGGGTTGCTGCGTGTCCCTTACTGCACACGGGCGCCCGTCGCCTTCACGATGGGGCCGTACTTCACGACTTCACGATTGAGCAGCGTGCCGAAGTCGTTCGGCGACATCGTCACCGCGTCGGCGCCCAGGCTCTCGTAAAGGGTCTTGATCTCGGGCGTGGCCACGACCTTGGCCAAGGCGGCATTCAGTTTCTGCACCACGTCGGCCGGCATGTTGGCTGGTCCCATGATCCCGTTGTAAAGCACCACTTCAAAGTTCGGCACGCCGGCTTCGATCATGGTCGGCACATCGGGCGCGGTGTCTACGCGCTTGGGTGTGGTCACGGCCAGCGCGCGCAGCCGGTTGCCTTTCATCGCGGCAATGGCGGGCGGCATGCTGCTGAAAACGAAGGCGACTTCGCCGCCCAGAATGGCCTGCGTGGCGGGCGCACTGCCCTTGTAGGGCACATGCACCGCGTCGACCTTGGCGGCGTTGTTGAACATCTCGCTGGTCAGGTGGACGATCGTGCCGTTGCCGGACGACCCGTACGAATACCCGCCCGGCTTGGCCTTCAGCATGCTGATGAGTTCATTGACGTTCTTGACCGGCGAACTGGGGTTGACCACCAGCATCAGGGGCGTCGAGGCCACCATCGCCACCGGCGTGAAGCTCTTGACGGTGTCATACGACAGCTTGGGATACAGCGTGGCGTTGATGGCGTGGGTGGTGACGTCCTGCAGCATCAAGGTATAGCCATCGGGCTCGGCACGCGCGATCAGGTCCGACGCGATGGTCGTGCCGGCGCCCGGACGATTCTCGACATAGACCTGTTGCCCAAGCTCGCTCGACAACTTGACGGCGATGGACCGTGCGATCACGTCCGAGATGCCGCCGGCGGTAAAGCCGACGACCAGGCGGATCGGTTTGGTGGGGTAGGACGTCTGTGCCCAGGCGGACGAGACGGCGATCAGGGCGACCGCGCAGGCGGCAGTGGTGGTTGCCAGGGTGGCAGTGTAGCGACGGGCAGACATGGAACCTCCGGAGACGGATGTGGATTACGAGTCAACGTGACAGCGAAAGCAGCGAAAGCCAAAGCGATTCGATGTCCTTGCGCGCAAGCGCCCGGACAATGAAGACGAGCGTCGACTGGTCAGGGGCAGACGCGCCCTTGGCCAGCGCCACGTGCTTGTCGAACACATGGCAGACACCCTGGACCAGGACGGGGGCGGCTTCGCCCTCGAAATGCAGGATGCCTTTGACGCGCAGCAGGTCCGCTCCCCGCAGGCGCACCAGGATGTCGAGGAAATCCTGGAACAGCTCGCGAGGCAGGGGTTCGTTGAATGTCAGAGTGAAGCTCGTCACGTCCCTGGGATGGGGCGTGAGTAAGGACCCGAGATACCCTCCTTGTTCTGTCTCCGTGGGTTCTTGCCAGGCGAAAGGCGATACCCCTGCAAGCAGGGCAATATCGATGTCACCGTGCGACGCGATCTCGCGCCTGGCAAATCCGTTGATCGTGTTTATCCAGTCCAGGCTTTCGGC is a window from the Pigmentiphaga litoralis genome containing:
- a CDS encoding response regulator; the protein is MATIVIVEDEPKLGALLGDYLKAAGYETHWVADGLEALPAIKRHAPDMVLLDLMLPGKDGLEICRELRVFSEVPVIMLTARIEEIDRLLGLELGADDYICKPFSPREVVARVKAILRRTRGAAAHAAQEATGLHIDEAGYSVSLDGHDIDVTPVEFRLLRALASSPGKIFSRDRLLDQLYDDHRVVTDRTVDSHIKNLRRKLEVWRPDQDVIRSIYGVGYRLEL
- the baeS gene encoding sensor histidine kinase efflux regulator BaeS, producing MDTRHFVASGLNPLPAPAMSSMKFGITSKLFVVILATCILIAFAMAGALRWSFERGFVDYLREREAERATSLSLVLADAYREHGDWEFLRNNPPRWRRVLSAPGRNVERAESTQQDDYGPPPPPPPRFTLLDADHKVVVGQQPGQPIASQFPIVVDRQAVGWLAAPPIRARNNSDADDRFQEQQLLATWIIGGISLLVAALVSILLARGFLAPVRRMAGATHRLAAGDYGTRVDTRSSDELGQLAQDFNHLASALERNEELRRNMVADISHELRTPLAVLRGELEAVEDGVRAMSPQTIASLQAEVTLLSKLIDDLHELSLADVGALTYRMTRLDVGALLRQTAGMFQDRMARKSLGMQIELPAGLPPIQGDAQRLTQLFTNLIENSVRYTDPNGMLQITAHAAGSEVIIVLQDTAPGVPADMLPRLFERFFRVESSRNRQHGGSGLGLAICQRIVEAHDGRIEALPSELGGLQLRLTFPASLSLD
- a CDS encoding polysaccharide deacetylase family protein — protein: MTRKPLLPQHSRYDYVPLPERKDYAWPEGKRLAFCLTTNIEWFAFGAGMGHDPAKTGEPQTHRNYSWRDYGNRIGIWRLFDLLDELGLPAAHNCNSLVYDYAPQIMDALRARGDEVVAHGRSNAENLRGLWEPDEERILREITETITQREGAAPKGWMGSGAYETSNTLDLLKEIGYEYVMDWPMDDQPVWLRTKHGPLLSVPYPIELNDSQVVIHRKQDAGDFCQMIIEQFDEMLEQSVKHPLVMNVSVHPYVFGQPFRLRMLRRALKHCVDHVGRDAVWWTRPRDVAAHCMALPPGVVP
- a CDS encoding Bug family tripartite tricarboxylate transporter substrate binding protein, whose protein sequence is MSARRYTATLATTTAACAVALIAVSSAWAQTSYPTKPIRLVVGFTAGGISDVIARSIAVKLSSELGQQVYVENRPGAGTTIASDLIARAEPDGYTLMLQDVTTHAINATLYPKLSYDTVKSFTPVAMVASTPLMLVVNPSSPVKNVNELISMLKAKPGGYSYGSSGNGTIVHLTSEMFNNAAKVDAVHVPYKGSAPATQAILGGEVAFVFSSMPPAIAAMKGNRLRALAVTTPKRVDTAPDVPTMIEAGVPNFEVVLYNGIMGPANMPADVVQKLNAALAKVVATPEIKTLYESLGADAVTMSPNDFGTLLNREVVKYGPIVKATGARVQ